The proteins below come from a single Micropterus dolomieu isolate WLL.071019.BEF.003 ecotype Adirondacks linkage group LG05, ASM2129224v1, whole genome shotgun sequence genomic window:
- the use1 gene encoding vesicle transport protein USE1 isoform X1: MTSYCCDGVSASNMASRLEINFIRLLSRCESIASEKRGETEWRLEKYVGALEEMLVALRKSQSKPTPEVLTEYTRKVDFLKGLLEAEKLSSPTEKALANQFLAPGRTPTIANERMPATKTVHMQTKARCTGEMRDELLGTGLSGKGSSETDLRNRRGLPLDERQSAAELEAVLQHHHNLQEKLAEDMLNLAHNLKNNTLAAQNIIKQDNQTLSQSLRQADMNFEKLKTESERLEQHTKKSVNWLLWLMLILVSFSFISMILFIRIFPKLR, translated from the exons ATGACGTCATACTGTTGCGACGGTGTGTCGGCTTCAAACATGGCTTCCAGATTAGAAATAAATTTTATCAGATTATTGTCTCGCTGCGAGTCCATAGCGTCTGAGAAACGAGGAGAGACGGAATGGAGATTAGAAAAG TATGTTGGTGCCCTGGAGGAGATGTTGGTGGCTCTGAGGAAAAGCCAGAG CAAGCCCACACCAGAAGTACTGACTGAATACACAAGAAAAGTTGATTTTCTGAAAGGACTTTTAGAGGCTGAGAAACTG TCTTCACCAACAGAAAAAGCTTTAGCTAATCAGTTTCTCGCCCCCGGGCGAACACCCACGATCGCTAATGAGAGGATGCCTGCCACTAAAACTGTCCACATGCAGACGAAGGCCCGGTGTACAGGAGAGATGAGGGACGAGCTGCTCGGCACG GGGTTGTCAGGCAAAG GCTCATCCGAAACAGACTTGCGAAACAGAAG AGGTCTCCCTCTTGATGAGCGTCAGTCTGctgcagagctggaggctgTCCTGCAGCACCACCACAACCTGCAGGAGAAGCTTGCCGAGGACATGCTCAACCTGGCCCATAATTTGAAGAACAACACTCTGGCCGCACAGAACATCATCAAACAGGACAACCAG ACTCTGAGCCAGTCGCTGCGTCAGGCGGACATGAACTTTGAGAAGCTGAAGACAGAGTCGGAGCGACTAGAGCAGCACACTAAGAAGTCCGTCAACTGGCTTCTATGGCTGATGCTCATCCTGGTTTCCTTCTCCTTCATCAGCATGATCCTCTTCATCAGAATCTTCCCCAAACTCCGATGA
- the use1 gene encoding vesicle transport protein USE1 isoform X2, producing the protein MEIRKVCWCPGGDVGGSEEKPEPTPEVLTEYTRKVDFLKGLLEAEKLSSPTEKALANQFLAPGRTPTIANERMPATKTVHMQTKARCTGEMRDELLGTGLSGKGSSETDLRNRRGLPLDERQSAAELEAVLQHHHNLQEKLAEDMLNLAHNLKNNTLAAQNIIKQDNQTLSQSLRQADMNFEKLKTESERLEQHTKKSVNWLLWLMLILVSFSFISMILFIRIFPKLR; encoded by the exons ATGGAGATTAGAAAAG TATGTTGGTGCCCTGGAGGAGATGTTGGTGGCTCTGAGGAAAAGCCAGAG CCCACACCAGAAGTACTGACTGAATACACAAGAAAAGTTGATTTTCTGAAAGGACTTTTAGAGGCTGAGAAACTG TCTTCACCAACAGAAAAAGCTTTAGCTAATCAGTTTCTCGCCCCCGGGCGAACACCCACGATCGCTAATGAGAGGATGCCTGCCACTAAAACTGTCCACATGCAGACGAAGGCCCGGTGTACAGGAGAGATGAGGGACGAGCTGCTCGGCACG GGGTTGTCAGGCAAAG GCTCATCCGAAACAGACTTGCGAAACAGAAG AGGTCTCCCTCTTGATGAGCGTCAGTCTGctgcagagctggaggctgTCCTGCAGCACCACCACAACCTGCAGGAGAAGCTTGCCGAGGACATGCTCAACCTGGCCCATAATTTGAAGAACAACACTCTGGCCGCACAGAACATCATCAAACAGGACAACCAG ACTCTGAGCCAGTCGCTGCGTCAGGCGGACATGAACTTTGAGAAGCTGAAGACAGAGTCGGAGCGACTAGAGCAGCACACTAAGAAGTCCGTCAACTGGCTTCTATGGCTGATGCTCATCCTGGTTTCCTTCTCCTTCATCAGCATGATCCTCTTCATCAGAATCTTCCCCAAACTCCGATGA